In Desulfobulbus oralis, one DNA window encodes the following:
- a CDS encoding transposase, which translates to MSLGRRQAEQKSMWLIYDQLPQSQGHVFYEWLQKLLHQKAFDAFLEKLCAPFYAEKPGRRSIPPGRYFRMLLIGYFEGIDSERGICWRCADSLSLREFLQLGPTESVPDHSSLCRIRGRLPLEVHHEMFVFVLRILEQAKLLNGKYLGIDASSMEANAAMKSIVRRDTGETYQEMLERLAEESGIRTPTRAELIAFDRKRQEKTTANRDWQSGTDEDARIAKLRDGRTHMAYRPEHVVDLESGAVVSAVIHPADRGDTTTLATTLDDAQAKLCAIRDKEDAPGIDEPFALVADKGCHSRKVLKDLPDACTSRISEPAHKGRLRWKGDMDAREAVYGNRKRIGSGTGKALLRARGERVERSFAHCLDRGGMRRVHLCGLANVEKRYIIHVAGFNLGILLRALFGFGSPRGWADAPAALLFARIGNLSLLILVIWLPNTADSPDCVMMVISRWHN; encoded by the coding sequence ATGAGTCTTGGCCGGAGGCAGGCAGAGCAGAAGAGCATGTGGCTGATCTATGATCAGCTGCCCCAAAGTCAGGGGCATGTCTTTTACGAGTGGCTGCAGAAGCTCCTGCACCAGAAAGCATTTGACGCCTTCCTCGAAAAGCTCTGTGCGCCCTTCTACGCCGAAAAACCCGGCCGCAGGTCCATCCCGCCGGGCCGCTATTTTCGCATGCTTTTGATCGGCTACTTCGAGGGCATCGACTCTGAGCGCGGCATCTGCTGGCGCTGTGCCGACTCCCTTTCTCTGCGCGAATTTCTCCAGCTCGGCCCCACCGAATCCGTGCCTGATCACTCCTCCCTGTGCCGTATCCGGGGGCGTCTGCCGCTGGAAGTTCATCACGAAATGTTTGTCTTTGTGCTGCGGATTTTGGAGCAAGCCAAGCTGCTGAACGGGAAATATCTGGGCATCGACGCCTCTAGCATGGAGGCGAATGCGGCCATGAAGAGCATTGTACGCCGCGATACAGGCGAGACCTACCAGGAAATGCTTGAACGCCTGGCTGAAGAGAGCGGCATCAGGACGCCGACCAGGGCGGAGTTGATCGCCTTTGACCGCAAGCGCCAGGAGAAAACGACTGCCAACAGGGACTGGCAATCGGGCACCGATGAGGATGCGCGCATAGCCAAACTCAGGGATGGCCGTACGCATATGGCGTACAGACCTGAGCATGTGGTTGATCTGGAATCCGGGGCGGTAGTTTCTGCGGTGATACACCCTGCGGATCGGGGCGACACCACAACGCTTGCCACCACACTTGACGACGCCCAGGCCAAGCTGTGCGCGATCAGGGACAAGGAAGACGCGCCCGGCATTGACGAGCCCTTTGCTCTGGTGGCGGACAAGGGCTGTCACAGCCGGAAGGTGCTGAAGGATTTGCCGGATGCCTGTACCAGCCGGATCAGCGAGCCGGCGCACAAGGGGCGATTGCGCTGGAAAGGCGACATGGATGCCCGGGAAGCGGTGTACGGGAACAGGAAGCGGATCGGTTCCGGTACGGGCAAGGCGCTTTTGCGGGCGCGGGGCGAGCGGGTGGAACGCAGCTTTGCCCACTGCCTTGACCGGGGCGGCATGCGGCGGGTGCATCTTTGCGGGCTGGCCAATGTGGAGAAGCGTTACATTATTCATGTTGCGGGGTTCAATTTGGGTATCCTGCTACGGGCCTTGTTTGGTTTTGGCAGCCCCAGGGGTTGGGCCGATGCCCCTGCGGCACTGCTTTTTGCCCGAATCGGCAACCTGAGCCTGCTCATATTGGTCATTTGGCTGCCGAATACGGCTGATAGTCCAGATTGTGTCATGATGGTCATTTCGAGATGGCACAACTGA
- a CDS encoding RHS repeat-associated core domain-containing protein, producing the protein MGLEGELNLYAYVENDPVNWSDPVGLKRRSGTSCSR; encoded by the coding sequence ATTGGCCTTGAAGGGGAACTCAATCTCTATGCCTATGTAGAAAATGATCCGGTGAATTGGAGCGATCCGGTGGGCTTGAAAAGAAGGAGTGGAACATCTTGCAGCCGTTGA
- a CDS encoding RHS repeat domain-containing protein, whose product MCYTLETGRYLVPDPFGLECGLNLYAYVENDPLNWRDPEELI is encoded by the coding sequence ATGTGCTATACTCTGGAAACCGGAAGGTATCTCGTACCCGATCCCTTTGGCCTTGAATGCGGGCTCAATCTCTATGCCTATGTAGAAAATGATCCACTGAACTGGCGCGATCCGGAGGAATTAATTTAG